GATATATAATTTCTACTCAATAAATTCTAATTAGCAACTCCTATTGCATGTATTCATGTAAATTTTGCGGGATGGTATTTTGTTTTTTTGCATGTTCTATTTGATTTAAAGGTAAGGGTTTTGATTTTCAACTCTAGATGGAACCACTCTCTGAAAAGATGGATTTTGAGGAGTTTTGTGCTGCTGCAATCAGCACATTTCAGCTTGAGGCTCTTGAAGGATGGGAGGATATTGCAAGTACTGCTTTTGAGATTTTTGAGCAAGAAGGTAATCATGTCACGTCGGTTGAGGAGTTGGCACAGGTACCCCctatttttcagaaaatctatTGTAGTTGATCTCATTATCCACTGACCCGCTGACCTTAAGAACAATCTGTGCAGGAAATGAATCTTGGCCCTACAGCCCATTCATTATTCAATGATTGGATCAGAAGTTCTGATGGGAAACTCGGTCTCCTTGGCTATACCAAATTTTTACACGGTGTGACAATACGTAGTTCTAATACAAGACATCGTCAGTAGAATACATAGAGGATGGTGGCTTACAATAGTTTATAGAATTTCATTGCAGTGTTTGTAATTTTGTCAAATTCTTTTTTTCCTAGTGGAAATGTGTAGATTGAAGCCTGAAGGTGTAGACGATGTTGTGCTGAAAAATGTGCCCAAGATCTTTGTAGCCGTTGTTCAGTTCCAAAATTGTATACAGAACCAGATGTTGAGATTCTTTGAGGCAAATATAATTTTTGAAGATAGTGTTTCTGTGTCCCCTTTGAGTTTTAATGATAAGTATGGTTGTAAGAGACAGTGGAGTGACCAATTTCTTAGTTCTTAAggtttttaattttatataaatttttcataCATGATTTTTTAGCttttattaattttcagaaaCCTCTTTGTTTTAAGTTTGGTTGAACATATTGATTTTTTGGGCAGTTTTGTCTCGAGCATATGTGCATGCCAGGGCGCGTCACTGATATTTCAAAAAATTGATACTTGGCAGTTTtatctttgaatatatttttCCTATAATAATTTTGTAAgtgagtttaaaaatatttttagaaactcAAATTGCCATTGGTAGTGGTTTTATTGGACATTTTTCATTAGGGCACAAGACATTCATCTCTCTTCAGATGAAACCTCTtatgaggttttaaaaatattacgaATGTTCCttttgaggtttgtcaaaaagacaaatACCTCTCCTGAAAAAATATATCTTTTTGTAAAATACGAGATGCGATTTGTATCTTTTTAGCGAATCTTAGGAGAGGTCCCTGAAATTCTTGAAGCCTCAGAGACGTCATTGTTTTGTTTTTCACCAAACTTCATAGAAGATCAGTGTCTTTTATCCTATACATaatggatttttattttttaaaatgttgatGTGGTGGTAAAGGGAAAACTATTACAACTCTGCAGCATCATTTTTGATATTTTAGCTTTAAACACTGCATTTTAGGAACATCTGAATATGATTATGCATGTCCAAACTGTTCTCTTTGAGCTTTTGTTTAACTTGCAATCTTTTTATCGGCTAAAAATGAAAATGTAGTGGAAATTTCACGTGTAAAATATTTCAGCCTAATCAATCAATGAAATTTTAGTGATGAAGAGGAGGCTCTGTGTCCCAAAAGATAGAATGCTGATCCAAGAACAAATCCCTCCCGTTAAAATCAATCACAACCCGTTTTCTATTTTGATTCGATCATCTTCTCTGCGTTTGCATTCCCTTCCCCAATTCCTCTACCCAAAAAATAATTGCTAGAAACCACACATACCAGTTTCCATACATGCGTAGTGGGTTTACAGGTGTGGGCTTCAGGATATTACGAAGTGTCAAAGTCCTTGAATACCCGCGCATAGAACGGCTGCTAGGCGATTTGTACATAGTTGACCTATTGGGAGCAAGTCTGCTTTCACACGTGACCCTGCTCTCTTATGTGCCTTGCATGAGACAAATTTGCCTTTTGTAAAGTCTTCTACTTATTATTGTAAAATTAATGTTTGGATATATAATTGGTATTAACACTAATCAACATTTCTTCTGAGCAATATTAGCGCTTGGACTCGTACAAGTAAGAGACATGATTTAGTGTGGGTTGAAGTAACATCCTAGTAGTCAAAACTAGAGAAGGTCTCGGGTTCAAATCTTGAGAGGAATGAAAAGGGATATGAGATGATAGATGGGCTACCTCCCATTGTTTAGCCCAACTCAGTATGGGCTTTCAATTAACTGGAAAAAAACACAATCCTAATTTATAAGAGTTCCTCAACATTTTATTAGACTCAAATATTAATATGACATTTTATGATTAGTAGGTTCCAAATAGTATATGGAGTAACTATTCTTGGTAAGTATTTCTCTTATAAACGGTACTTGAATAACATCTAAATATGATTATTCATATTAAAATTGTgctccatctttttttttttattacataagaactccaaTTACCAACAAGCCCTTTAGAAAGACATTTACAGTTCCCGCTGGCTCATCTTATTATCCACAGTCTCCGTtgactcacagagtaaattctcaccatccacaggtactgttggttccgtgagtgtatctacctgaaattgaacctcCGATGCTCTTTCTTACGTGCTAATGCCTTTCCACCGCGTCATGCCCGTGGAGGCTATGtactttttttatttgtttaaaatttttactttttttaaattAAGAGAACAAAATACACCGAGTATGATTTTTTGAAAACCATACATGTAGTGTGAACTAAAAAATTCAccattttaaacaatttttttttaatagttagGGATTCATATGGTAGCACTAGAGAAGGAAAGAGAGATTGTGATTCTCAATGTCTCATGTATTGTCTTTGTTTACACAGCCTTGTGAACCTGTTACCCATACCATCAATATTTTAGACACCAATCATTGATTAAAAGCATATGCACATTTGGGTTTTCTTAGCATATGGAGAAGGGGCTCATGTAAATATGAAGGAAGCTCCTTGacttaagaaaattttttttaattgaaagcTTAACGTACAAGACATTTTCAAAGtcaaatatatttgtgtgtgtgattataCAACTAATAAGAAAGGGAATAAAAATTTCTTCAACTTAGTTGCCCTTAGTTGTGCAGAATTTTTTGTTTGGTCAATCATAGTTGACACTATAAAAAAAAGTTATATTATAAATATGCATATCCTTGATATGTTCGATTATGGTTAGAGAAGAAAAGGGGTACTAATTAGGTATTATGTCATTATCTCGAGTGGTACCAAGTAAgcaataattgaaaaataataatacttaAGCGATTTTTTAATTAAGGATTGTAAACCTACTTTTCGTATTGTTGTTTTGGAAATTGAAAATAAGAGAATGTATCacgtaatttttttttcttttatactcAAAAATAGTTTGTAGTTAGCAGTTTTCAAAGTTGtgttcaaaaattaaaaatagaaatgtgtttggtattattattattataaactaGTTTCAAAAAACAaatgttactattattattttaaaaaatagggtTGTTCCCATACTCGTGTCTTCATTGGGTGAGCATTCGGTAGgtttggttaatttggttaattaatcgaattaaccaaaaaatttcagttaaaaaatctcattaacctaatctattgaaattttatatttaactaaacccaaaactgacCGAACCGAATTTCGGTTAAATCaattaaccgattttaaccgatttaatattttaatatatataaaatatagatttttaatatatataaaacaaaaccgaaccgaaccgaccataTTTACTTGGTTAATTCGATTTTAACCGAATTACACTCACCCCTACACACACAACCTTAAAGGCCTATGAAAATCTTCTGAAGTTTATTTTTGTGTAGTTCTTCGCTTACCCACCAAGCATAATACTTTTTCTCAATCATTCCTCTACACATATTGATTTATTCTTCTctttctataaatatagaaattaaTCAGGTTTGATTTTGAACTTTAAGATGAACAATATTTTTTCGATTATAATGCTTTATGGACCACAAATTCATAGTAATGTATTTAAATATGGTGGGGGTGTGGTAAGTGGTTGGGCACCAATTCCAGACCTGGTCCCTTTCCGCCGCCCACCTTTGTTCCCTCCATCTTTAATTAGTTCctattatttcttcttcttcgttCTCCCCTGTTTGGACGTTGTTATTTCCATGGATAGGATGAACCCGCACCCACATAGGAAAAAggagaacttgcaatgatgatgcTTGATGTAGTATTTCTTGTTACCAAACAGCAGAGCACtctcacagagagagagagatgcttgaatattaaaaagaaaatattataatactgtgtttgaaagtataaatttcgagttttaaatttaaatttgtgtcgatcgaaataaaacataaaataaagttGTATAAAATTTTATTCAATGTTAAAAGCATTAATTTCAAGTTTTGATGTTTGATTTAAGTAGATTTGTAtcaattttaatacaatttatattatattttatttaacccaatacaaatctaaattcaaaagtCTTCGAATATAGATTCAAAATctatacaaatctaaatccagattcacataaatttaaatgTAAGATCCGAAATCATTCTCTCAAATGTAATGTAAGATAATTTGTTATAATATAGTGCTCATTGTGTTAAGAAGGATTAACCCCACTTAGCCAAAAGAGAGATTGGCTATGTTTGGCAAGTTCTAATAATATATCAGAATTATTACTAAGCAAAAAAATGACCATTACGATGCAAAATTCTCTTTTTCGTGCATCCTGAATGCATCGAGGAATGCAATAAGCATGAAGAATCCATtgtttatatttatgtttatttaGTGTTATGAATTGGTTGTTATGAATTTATTTAACGATCTGTTTTATAACTGTTTTTcaataaaatgagtagtataaatttatcaatatgataaaaaattaatttccttAAATTGCATTTTGAagagatttttcaattcttcaaTTCAAAAGTGTTTTTGgcaaaaaattattaaacaagCTCAATATATTCATCCAtacaattaaagaaaaatcttctTATATTGAATTTAAACTTTAAAGAGGCCAAAGAGTTAATCAACAAGTTCTATAAATTCAACCGATAATATCCTTATATTATACTTAAGGGGGTCTTATAATGTATCAATTTAAAAGTGTTGACAAcgtatttaataaattaaaataataaatgctACATTTTTTTGCTAATTTGACCCAAATAAGTTAAGATATTAAAATATATGTGAACATATTTATTGCAATTCGCTCataaatcttaattttttttgttacATAGGAACTCTAGTCACTAACGAGCCATTTGGACACCCTAATTACTCGATATCGATTATCAAAATATATTCAAAAGCAAATTTATCTTATATGTCGATTCTTTCTTATTATCTTCGTCAACTTACATTTTCGTGCTTATCATTTTGGGTTTTATGCAAATTCaatgattaaaaataaaatccaattaaaaaatataattgtgTGAGTTACTCGATCATACTTATGAAcaaatttgttcaaaaattcaaattaataaAGTTAAAATCCCATTTAATACCAATTCATTCGTGACCTATTCTAAATCGATAATTTTTTTCATTACTCCAAATTAATatgtataaattaaaaataaaaagtaaaagaaCAATCATCCAATAAaaatatagaatatattttatgcTTATCCTATTGGGCTTTATGCAAATTTTATGGCCACAAGCAATCGCTCTTTAATTGGACCCCTTCAAATTCCATATTatcgactctctctctctctctctcttaaaaccaaaaccaaaaccaaaaccaaaatgtGTTCATATTAAcaattaaaaatggaaaaatttaaaaatgaaaataattgatTATATATAACTTAATAGGTACAACTTCTTCTTCAAATGAATCATGTATAATGTCATTCTTTCGTCATCATCTTCTACAACTTACATGAACAAAATCAAacccaaaaaaacaaaaccacAAACCACAAATTTACATTTTTTGGTGAGAGATAATAATCACAAAGCCAAATCAAGCAAGCCATTTAATTAATAATCCACATACCCACAAACTTGAATCTTTCAcccaaaaaaggagaaaaaattcAAACCCCAAAACACCAGATATGGTGGTGGTGATGGGGGTGGAGCTGCTCCTGGTGGATCATGCCCTGGACGTGCTGGAACTCTGCAACGTGGCAGGGGATGGTGATTGGACCCTTCTGATCGAACCCATACTCCTCCTCTGCCTCCTTCAGCAGCTGCATGAACAGGGGATGGTTCACGTAGATCACCGGAATTATGAACCTCTGCTGCTCTTCTCCTTGGCCCACCATGATCGCCAGACACCCTTTTGGGATTTCTCTGCTAATTCCGCCATTGCTGTCCTTCTGATGATcgtgatggtggtggtggtggtgcaGGGGAAAGTGCAGGTGGAAGCTCTTGTGGTCTCCGCCGAACCCCATCTCCGGATTCCCGAGAAACAAACGGAAAATTCTAGCGAATTGGATGGTGATTGAAGGGTTAATTACTTAATTAGGAGAAGAAGTGGGAAAAAGGCCAGGGATCAGAGGAGGAGATGGCGAGGTTGAAGAGGGTGAGAGCAGAGTCTGTCAAAGATCTTGGAATATTGCTCATTATAGATGATCAACAACAATTTCCAAAGTAAAGCACATATGCAAAAATGAAATTGGGATGGAGAGAATTTTGGGAAGTGGGTGATTGGTATTTATATGCGCAGGCGAGATGTCAATTAATGGATAAATAAATTAATGCCTACTTGCTTTTTACACGGAAGAGGCTCTGTTTCTTTCTGCTCTGTTCTAAAGAGGGGGCGGTCGGGCCAGCTAAACCCGTTTATACACGGGTGGGTACTGGACTCTTGCCGTTCAGGAAAggtaaaaatttcaattttgaattttgaattttaaaattttcaattctgaAATCTGATCCTTTTGTTCTCACGTTTTTAATTTCACAACTGGGTTGGAACAGGGGAGGCATCTGTTTCCGCGTAGTGGTCAATTGAGATTTGGATGAGTTGGAAACTCATGATGATGAAGCCTTTGAATTCAATTCAACAGCTAATGGGTATTTGCTGAGGGTAGGTCTATTGCCTTCGGAAACTATGTGAGCATTTGGGAATTGGAGAGTCCTTCTAATTCCTAACGACCCACTCTCGTaagaaacatatatttttattttttaaatttaaattcaagtcgTAAAATACGAATATAAACTTATTCtcatataaaaatttattatcGGAGACAACAGGAGGGAtggaccttatcggactaatgaccgACCCCACATACCAACACttgtctttttcagtgtgttttgtttCCACTCACACATTTTATGAGAAAATTTCTCaaaaaatcattcattttatgaTTACTCAAAGTCAAGTACGCTTAACTATAAAATTCAAATGGAAAGACTTTCGAAAAGAAAGATACATCTTATTGATATGATTAGTAATATCTAattcttttaaatctttctttTACGGGATATCACACTTTGAGAGTATAAATTTCGAAtcttggatttcaatttgaatgaATTAGagcaaattttaatataattttatattacatcctATCCAAATCTAATACAATTCCAAACAAAACCTATGCAGACataaaatttggataaaatatattataaaattatactaaattgatttaaatctactcaaatccaaatttaaagttcaaaacattattattttctttttttctttcgtTACTCAAAATTCGAACATGAAATTTACAacgataattaaaaaaaattaccaGCTTTAAATATTAGATGTCTTCGAACTTTGAAGCtacacttttttattttattttattaagtcaaatacttaaaaaaaaaaaataaagagcacAACTCCCTCACATACCCAAAAAATGAAGGGCACATCTCCCTCACATACCCCTTCTAGGATTCAAGGGGCATaccatattatatataaatttattatattGAAGTCAAGACACTATTcaattcatttaataattaatacatAGTTTAAGGATATAATTATATAGAGAAGACCTATTCTTTATTTAATGTCATGAGAATTTGTTATCTTCTAAGTCAACCACAACATTAAAATGCtatcatattttaattaattcccTCAATATATTCTTCCTACATAAATGCTATTTTTGTATTACTAATTTTTTAATTCTTGTTGTCCCTTttcatttattttagaaaaacttAAAATTAGATTACATGATTTGTAATTGTTTTAATGACTTGTAGCCACAATAATTTAATATTCCAAACTaacttttatatattttaataatttatttataaaaattaattaaagaaaaataaaataactatataaatttaaaatataattaaaataaaaaatgcccataaatttttgaacaaaataaaattataatgtCCATAAAAacttaagtattttttttatcatttaatttaaagataTCCACTTTTCGTGTTATTAACTCTTAGATTTTTCCTtaataaagataaaattaaattcacattcatattgcTTAATGAAAGGGCCATCGAATAACAAAATTTTGTTCGGTACGAACCTAtaaattatttcaattatttttttggCAATTAATGTATGGAATTATTAATACTATATTTTTGTCtttacttttactatttttcttgaACATTGTGcccataaattttattttctattttaatttcataatttgacATTTTTATTTCTCCACATTATTATTTTTCTCTTGAGTTTTTGGGATAATTAAAAgctaaaattaaataaaatgttatataGAAATCGACAAAACAAATACGGCAACAActaagattaaaattttaaatttacttcTACTGCACAGTTTTAACGCGTGGCCGATGACTGGTCAAAGATGATGCCACGTTGGCAGAGGTGGGGGAGTCAAAGGCCAATAAAACTTGCCGACAGCGAGGTCAGCTTACACGGAAGCAGTTTAGGGAACGCCACATAGACATATAGACACGAGCGGCCCATCACGTCAGCTGACGCCACCTATTAGACTATTTCAATATTTATCTATTTtacaaatataatatatttttttatatatgctCAACACGTcgtcatcattatttatttaatgggtttcactatttatttatttaacgggttaatataaaatattaaatattttataattaattcaTGAGGAGCGAGTGAGTAACAACAATTATACACAGTTAATTGTAGTTCTTTGGTGTtcatttttaatatcttaatatatttattattattattattatttagaatgactcataataatatataaaagattaaatagttgaaacaaaaaattttgattaaatttaaaaatataaaataataaaaataaaaataatcatatttataaaatgttaaAAGAAGACCGACTATACACATGTCACGTATGGATCCAATGTATCATATTTATTAAGGAAAATGATGTATGTTTCTGATCCAGCATCTGTctcaaaattaatattttaaattttgaaaggtTAATATACCTTTTATCCTTCTAAATTCTCATAAAAATAACATCCGATTTCAAATACATAAG
The Malania oleifera isolate guangnan ecotype guangnan chromosome 13, ASM2987363v1, whole genome shotgun sequence DNA segment above includes these coding regions:
- the LOC131145614 gene encoding auxin-responsive protein SAUR32, whose translation is MGFGGDHKSFHLHFPLHHHHHHHDHQKDSNGGISREIPKGCLAIMVGQGEEQQRFIIPVIYVNHPLFMQLLKEAEEEYGFDQKGPITIPCHVAEFQHVQGMIHQEQLHPHHHHHIWCFGV